atgcaaaaaaaaaaaaatgtatttgtctaagtttagaaaaaaaaattacaagacaattaaattggtatcactagaaagaaaaaatttttaagctatacaaaacttttttttttttttttgcaaaaaatatttgtggaagttatcattttaaaatgcaaaatctgatttaatttttagtttattaaaattataagaaaaattgattcatttccactttttataatatatttgcatcaaatttggttGTTCTAGGTCCAAACAATTTGCTAAacacacattcttctttattattagtagaaatattttattaaataccatgGGCAATGACGGGTCATCCTTACATGACAATAActgattacaatttaaatattattttggctCTCAAGTTTGCAATAAATGGGCGATTACTAATATCCATATGACAcatttaatcagaaatatttaagatataagaTGACATACTGAAAATACATCATGCTGCTTCTAATGTGTAAAATCTATAATACTGAGTTTTTAATACTGCTTTGAATTTTCCCTTAGGTTTAGACTGATTATCTTTGTTGTCATATGTGCAAATGCTACAGTTGTTGCTATACAATTTCAAGCTAAACTTGAATTTATTGCACATATTCGCAAAATTTGGGAAGCTGTATTTACTTCTATATATATCATAGAATTcctgataaaaataattggactcagaaaatattattttaaagaatactgGAATACTTTTAGtcttgtcattttaattttagacataattggtaagtttatatttaataattctttttaactgatatccattattgtttcatttaattttaaaattaattccaaaagcattctaaatggaatttatatttttaattagaattctactTTTATAGTATTTAGATTGAAATTAGTATCCACTGAAttcaatgaaattctaatttaagGCCTGAAAACATAAGAACTATAaagtaacaaaacaaaatatttctcttaaaatttgtcTCTTTCAGATCAGTTGTCTTGCCTTCCAACCAATGTACAATAGCTCAATTCAATAAGACAGAATAATTACCTTTTCAGtaacttgaattataaataatattactatatttgtgctgtttttaataacaaaatagtaccaaatatgtaattaattttgaaatttcattaaaataaacaaaatacaataaaattaaatagaattaatgaacaaaactgtaaaatttcattatttttactgaagttgaataaattctgtaaaatatgaTGAGGCACATACATCTTGTAGGATCTAAAATAACCCCAACAGAATGCGATCTATGAAAATGTGATCGATTTTAGCTTATCTTTCTAAATAGGAACAATAGATAAACCTAAGAGCAGAGTTCATCTTATCATGATTGCAAATACCTCCTAGTATAGTAGAAAAAACATAACTTATTCTAGGACAAGACagatttataagatatatatagagagagagacagatatatatagagagagagacagatatatatatatatatatatatatatatatatatatatatatatatatatatattgacaaaaagcattgaaatgtgaatttattaattctttttaaataatttttcaattaatttattcagcttaaaaataacttattataaatatatgatccAATTAAGTttacttataactttaaaattaaatctttctcatGCCTCTTAATTTCAAAGATAAAGcacatttacttaataattatcatgaaaatcccatttcaaaaacataaaacttGAAGTGAGGTTCTCTTATAATTTTTCTCCAActgaaaatttattctgatcCATACCACTTAGCACagtttaattaatagttttagtAATGGCCATGGCTTTAACTTATCTAAAATACTTTTTGGAAATATCCACTATACtcttatataaataacaataattccaaatttaaagaagaaaaaaattctgaattataacTATTACAACTCATTTAAATGATTGCTACACCTTCAGTCaacttataattttatgtatataatatgtacattatttctaaaagtttgaatatagaatttattggcaataaaattaaaatattcttttaaaagacctagaatagaaaaatatgatGCTTTGTACTTATCAATGGGAAAATTTCTTACcagaaataagcaaaattaatgtAAGAAAGTAATTTTAGCAGTTGGctgtataaagattttattatgtAACTCGAATAAacaataataagatttaaaattaaagacagaaagaaaattaggtaaaattaaataatttttactggtTTAAATTCAGTTTGCAATTTACAAAGAaatcaattatcaaaatataattttcaaaattaaatattttgataacattatttagaattcaattttagTTGCATAATGCAATTCATCAATTATGCAGAGTATTATTATTCACTTCTCCCTGTTgtgatattcttttttatttcaggtGAGATAGTTCAGCAAGTACTAAGAACCTCAGCTAATTTGCTCTCTTTTGTTTATGCATTCCGAATTTTGCAGGtctttcatttattacatttagcAGACTTTTTTACTGATCTTCGACTCCTCACATATGCAATTGCAGGTTCATTCACCTCACTTTTGCATTTAAGTGTATTGATGTGTctagtaattttcatttattccattCTCGGTATGTCACTTTTTGGACATATAAAAcaccatttttttattgatgattttgtaaattttgagacTTTGATAAACAGTGCAATTCTTCTTTTTCGTCTTTCTACTGCTGAGGATTGGGATTCGGTTTATAGAGAGCTGACAGTTGAATATCCATTCTGTGATCCAGATAAAATCCCCAAGGAATGtggaaataaagtaaaatcaattaaatctattaaaatgattattctattaatcaattattctatttaaaaaatttaacttattttttaaacaaaatttgcaaaattatattattttaatttgatgaacaaaatttttaatgctgtatcagttttatttatttatgcatttgactgccaagtgaataaaaaaaaagtacattcaattatttttgcacaattttacATGAATCTAAACAGTAATCTATCGAATTTTATGAAATGCCATATATTAGGTATTTCTTTGATTAAacattatactttttttgtaggataaattaatttgtaaaaatgcaatttatagcTAAATATAGGATATTGCTGTTAtgtgtttttgaaagtaattttaaaatttttattttttcaagtatattaaataaatattcttaataatttaatcttatctatatataatattttgactttgctttttttattaaatcacatcccatgaaagttaaaattatatttctaattatatttaattagataaaaattaaaaatcaaaatagctACATTTGTACAAATACAATTactagtttggtttggtttgtggTTTTATCAACACAAGAGCCATTCTTTGACCATACAAtaattaaagagataaaaaaattttaaaaatatgtcaaatcATGTATGTttcatgtattataaataaacaggaaaaatgTTCAGgtgtatttagattttaaaaggggttttattaataaactaattttttatttacatttttaagatgGATTCTTAAACAAAATTGTTCTCAATTTCTTTTCGCAGGTTATTACTTCCTTTTATCTCTTAACCTACATTTTCTTGACAAATCatgttattacaaatatatttgttgCTGTCATTTTGGATAATTATAAAGAAGCTATTGCtgaagaaaaatttgtatttaaagagGACAACCTTATAAGCTTTTACAAAGACTGGAAGCAGTATGATCCTACAGCAAC
Above is a genomic segment from Argiope bruennichi chromosome 1, qqArgBrue1.1, whole genome shotgun sequence containing:
- the LOC129962340 gene encoding sodium channel protein 1 brain-like, encoding MCLVIFIYSILGMSLFGHIKHHFFIDDFVNFETLINSAILLFRLSTAEDWDSVYRELTVEYPFCDPDKIPKECGNKVITSFYLLTYIFLTNHVITNIFVAVILDNYKEAIAEEKFVFKEDNLISFYKDWKQYDPTATQFIPYEKLSAFLDGLNTELRVAKPNQVALVFMDLPIALGNKVHCLDVLKGIMKVKFETVEDTEEFRKVSERMQLEYEKMFPELKGSRFVETTMNLKRMDRAARIIQNRLKEYKEIKELKQMYSNIYNS